The Paenibacillus sp. FSL R7-0204 genome includes a region encoding these proteins:
- a CDS encoding putative holin-like toxin, protein MEVYQALTLMISFATLVVLILSFHKKK, encoded by the coding sequence GTGGAGGTATACCAAGCATTGACGCTAATGATTTCGTTCGCGACTCTGGTTGTGTTGATTCTCTCTTTCCACAAAAAGAAATAG
- a CDS encoding restriction endonuclease-like protein gives MDSPHTGSLNQAVELLRIETELFTLYVQGRPYHPTVETLQLHRSPEQEWVNAQLGITCAQRLGDVQIKVFSPEAYGLIDWQPGESSFPSFYETQPYELVIQNKKATKLTFYHDNVLLRQAVKPLGDSILAGVLNFGNEVGLTEWEIRGEGQTLLRVEMEIFPSKMDYKRDYQNLLHEVNAQIYNLAFDFLRRTYQLTGLKETQYQSLTEFFAILQHVFRQLLDAVERINKNPNVALLQQRRLMDAGRVKKAGRENIRELAKHPERLREDMNHGFLTIGNRSYTASHLMETRKRLAYDTSENRFVRWMLERIRGKLKELKLRWRENSRTSDPLLMARLDSMLKQIDRVLQMDFVREAGALKQMSVTLVLQMAPGYREVYRCYLMLLKGLSIQGDLLRLSMKDVAQLYEYWCFLKLNQLLGQKYKLVKQDIIKVNRNGIFVTLDRSQSAQMVYENPVNGEQFILYYNAIPGTDRTPTLSQRPDNVLTLKKKDAGQIKEYKYVFDAKYRLNPAYEGTSYQQKYGQPGPEEDDINTMHRYRDAIVYQEKGSGEYERSMFGAYVLFPYPDEERFKSHQFYRSIELLNIGALPFLPNSTSLVEQFLAEIIQDSPEKAYERSTRPRGTKEYYANQLAGKNVLVGSVRGPEQVGVAVREAFYHMPLRNLASQKFLTQIEYIAMCQSRKKFIDPPKTGIHWVGKVADWQVLRRKEITEVPCRPGTEEELYVRFTIEEWKRLADPIALGGQGILTVLYTSKYILDRALEIAELRLDTGEALREWREKRRKGRVKVRLDHEEYVDLGRVVEVRNI, from the coding sequence ATGGATTCACCTCATACTGGCTCTCTTAATCAGGCGGTGGAATTGCTCCGTATCGAGACGGAGCTTTTTACGCTATATGTACAGGGGCGGCCCTATCATCCTACGGTGGAGACATTGCAGCTTCATCGCTCTCCGGAGCAGGAGTGGGTGAATGCTCAGCTTGGGATTACCTGCGCGCAGCGGCTTGGGGATGTACAGATTAAGGTGTTCTCGCCTGAAGCTTATGGGCTGATCGACTGGCAGCCGGGGGAGTCGTCCTTTCCTAGTTTTTATGAGACGCAGCCGTATGAACTGGTGATTCAGAACAAGAAGGCGACCAAACTTACTTTCTATCATGACAATGTGCTGCTCCGGCAAGCGGTTAAGCCTCTGGGTGATTCTATTCTTGCAGGTGTGCTGAACTTTGGGAACGAGGTTGGGCTGACGGAATGGGAGATCCGGGGCGAGGGGCAGACGCTGCTGCGGGTGGAGATGGAGATTTTCCCCTCGAAGATGGATTATAAGCGGGATTACCAGAACCTTCTGCATGAGGTGAATGCGCAGATTTATAATTTGGCTTTTGATTTTCTGCGCCGGACCTATCAGCTAACTGGCCTTAAGGAGACGCAGTATCAGAGCCTGACGGAGTTCTTCGCCATCCTACAGCATGTATTCAGACAGCTCTTGGATGCCGTTGAGCGGATCAACAAGAATCCTAATGTTGCGCTGCTCCAGCAGCGGCGGTTAATGGATGCAGGCCGGGTCAAAAAAGCCGGAAGAGAGAACATCCGCGAGCTCGCGAAGCATCCTGAACGGTTAAGAGAAGACATGAACCATGGGTTCTTAACGATAGGTAACCGGAGCTACACAGCATCCCACTTAATGGAGACACGGAAGCGCCTCGCCTATGATACGAGTGAGAACCGGTTCGTCCGCTGGATGCTGGAACGGATTCGCGGGAAGCTGAAGGAGCTTAAGCTCCGCTGGAGAGAGAATAGCCGAACCTCAGACCCCTTGCTGATGGCAAGGCTGGATTCGATGCTGAAGCAGATTGACCGGGTGCTGCAGATGGATTTTGTGCGGGAGGCGGGAGCGCTGAAGCAGATGTCCGTTACGCTGGTGCTGCAGATGGCCCCCGGATACCGGGAGGTCTATCGCTGTTATCTCATGCTGCTCAAAGGCCTGTCGATCCAAGGGGATCTCCTTCGCCTATCCATGAAGGATGTCGCGCAGCTCTATGAGTACTGGTGCTTCCTCAAACTGAATCAGCTGCTGGGGCAGAAGTATAAGCTGGTGAAGCAGGATATCATTAAGGTGAACCGGAACGGGATCTTCGTTACGCTGGACCGCTCGCAGAGTGCGCAGATGGTCTACGAGAATCCGGTCAACGGGGAACAGTTCATCCTGTACTATAATGCGATTCCTGGAACAGATAGGACCCCGACGCTCAGTCAACGTCCCGACAATGTGCTTACCTTGAAGAAGAAGGATGCGGGTCAGATCAAGGAGTATAAGTATGTGTTCGATGCCAAGTACCGCTTGAATCCGGCGTATGAGGGGACTTCTTATCAGCAGAAATATGGCCAGCCCGGGCCGGAGGAGGACGACATTAATACGATGCACCGCTACCGGGATGCGATTGTGTATCAGGAGAAGGGCTCAGGGGAATACGAGCGAAGCATGTTCGGGGCGTATGTGCTATTTCCTTATCCGGATGAAGAGCGGTTCAAGAGCCACCAGTTCTACCGCAGCATTGAGCTGCTCAATATTGGCGCCTTGCCGTTTCTGCCGAATTCCACAAGTCTGGTGGAGCAATTCCTAGCGGAGATTATTCAGGATAGTCCAGAAAAAGCTTACGAACGCTCGACACGTCCACGTGGGACGAAAGAATACTACGCCAATCAGCTGGCGGGCAAAAATGTGCTGGTCGGTTCAGTCCGGGGGCCGGAGCAGGTTGGGGTGGCGGTGCGGGAAGCTTTTTATCATATGCCGCTAAGGAATCTTGCCAGTCAGAAGTTCCTCACCCAGATTGAATATATAGCGATGTGCCAATCCCGCAAGAAGTTCATCGATCCTCCCAAAACAGGCATTCACTGGGTAGGCAAGGTAGCAGATTGGCAGGTGCTGCGGCGTAAGGAGATCACGGAGGTTCCTTGCCGGCCGGGTACAGAAGAGGAGTTGTATGTCCGGTTCACCATTGAAGAATGGAAGAGGTTAGCCGACCCTATTGCGTTAGGGGGACAAGGGATTCTCACTGTGCTCTATACGAGTAAGTATATCCTGGACCGGGCTTTGGAGATTGCCGAGCTGCGGCTGGATACGGGGGAAGCGCTGCGGGAATGGCGGGAAAAGCGGCGTAAGGGCAGAGTTAAGGTTAGGCTGGATCATGAGGAGTATGTGGATTTGGGGCGTGTGGTAGAAGTGCGGAATATTTGA
- a CDS encoding MrcB family domain-containing protein translates to MPLPETFTQIFKRKQKSYMMVLILSLIEELRASKRERVSYDRVKKRFLNYYIAEQEKGNRVDLPQGKKLWREASKSRLKDIINSPVNALSDILFVDLKDNTIGFHSQIHRQLGDEGLSQLERLANEELRAYNAALQRFSLQGYLEKILAEYTSAKMEGFAGHSLGTLFRQTLPSELKALPFIDEQYKVQGSVGQGNWATVPWLAVLDKRITETTQRGEYVVYLFAEDMSAVYLTFNQGVTIPLQEKGRREGYAYLRDRKEVLLDLLVLTNMNKDENIRLVDSGLGQDYQVSTIAYIKYDRGNVPNDEQLIQDLENVIEEYRLYVESAIAPSDDESIDEEVELLPQQAEPLKDEQVTGILHHIQSHIRRQGFFFPEHLIENFYLSLKAKPFVILAGISGTGKTRLVKLFAEALGATRDNGQYTLIPVRPDWSDPADLLGYKDLAGRFQPGPVTQVFAEARQPENRHQPYFICLDEMNLARVEHYFSDLLSVLETQEWREGEIQTQALISSAMLGTPEDELKYGGLGIPENVFLIGTVNMDETTHPFSKKVLDRASTLEFNYINLQQYPQGAEQDAGDPADLNDLNHLFLRSDYLQLVDAYDTHQELVVRTTGRLVQINTLLEDIHAHVGFRVRDAICFYMIYNERFSLMDEEEAFDWQLLQKILPRIQGSHSSVRRVLLNLMKVAIGSDAGIAVNVRELMDDDASPLYLRWAAGQTPPGVKHPQSARKLAYMLRRLEEDGFTSYWLS, encoded by the coding sequence ATGCCACTACCAGAAACATTCACACAGATATTCAAGCGTAAGCAAAAGTCATATATGATGGTCCTAATCCTATCCTTAATTGAAGAGCTTAGAGCGTCCAAGCGGGAGCGAGTGTCATATGATCGTGTTAAAAAGCGGTTTCTTAACTATTATATAGCTGAACAAGAAAAAGGAAATCGGGTAGACTTGCCACAAGGTAAGAAGTTATGGAGAGAGGCATCTAAAAGTCGGTTGAAAGATATCATTAACAGTCCTGTTAATGCACTTTCGGATATTTTGTTTGTGGATTTGAAGGATAATACTATTGGGTTTCATAGCCAGATTCATAGACAGCTAGGGGACGAGGGGCTTTCGCAATTAGAGCGGCTTGCCAACGAGGAACTCCGGGCTTACAACGCTGCTTTGCAACGGTTCTCTTTGCAAGGTTATCTGGAGAAAATCCTGGCGGAGTACACCTCTGCTAAAATGGAAGGATTCGCAGGTCATTCTCTTGGCACATTGTTTCGCCAGACCCTGCCTTCTGAGCTTAAAGCGTTACCTTTCATAGATGAGCAATACAAGGTTCAAGGTTCAGTTGGACAAGGGAATTGGGCGACGGTTCCTTGGCTAGCAGTCCTAGATAAACGGATAACGGAAACCACTCAACGTGGAGAATATGTTGTGTATCTTTTCGCTGAGGATATGAGTGCGGTATATCTTACGTTTAACCAAGGGGTAACGATACCCCTTCAAGAGAAGGGGCGTAGAGAAGGCTATGCTTATCTGAGAGACCGTAAAGAAGTGCTTCTAGACCTTCTTGTACTGACTAATATGAATAAGGATGAGAATATTCGTCTAGTTGATAGTGGCCTTGGTCAAGATTATCAAGTATCGACTATTGCGTACATTAAATATGACAGAGGAAATGTTCCGAATGATGAGCAGCTAATTCAAGATCTCGAGAATGTAATCGAAGAGTACCGTCTATATGTGGAATCGGCGATAGCTCCCAGTGATGACGAATCCATTGACGAGGAGGTGGAGCTATTGCCACAACAAGCAGAACCTCTGAAGGATGAACAAGTAACAGGTATCCTCCACCACATCCAATCCCACATCCGCCGCCAGGGCTTCTTTTTCCCGGAGCATCTAATCGAGAACTTCTACCTGTCGCTGAAGGCGAAGCCGTTTGTTATTCTGGCGGGGATATCCGGCACGGGGAAGACGAGGCTGGTGAAGCTGTTCGCTGAGGCGCTGGGGGCGACGCGGGATAATGGGCAGTATACCTTGATTCCGGTGCGGCCGGATTGGAGTGATCCTGCGGATCTGCTGGGGTATAAGGATCTGGCGGGGCGGTTCCAGCCGGGGCCGGTGACGCAGGTGTTCGCGGAGGCGCGGCAGCCGGAGAACCGGCATCAGCCGTATTTTATCTGCCTGGATGAGATGAATTTGGCCCGGGTGGAGCATTATTTCAGTGATCTGTTAAGTGTGCTGGAGACGCAGGAGTGGCGGGAGGGGGAGATTCAGACGCAGGCCCTGATCTCTTCTGCCATGCTGGGTACGCCTGAGGATGAGCTGAAGTACGGCGGCCTGGGCATCCCGGAGAATGTGTTCCTGATCGGGACGGTGAATATGGACGAGACCACGCATCCTTTTAGCAAAAAAGTTCTCGACCGCGCAAGCACCCTGGAGTTCAATTACATCAATCTGCAGCAGTATCCGCAAGGGGCTGAGCAGGACGCGGGTGATCCCGCTGATCTTAATGATCTGAATCATCTCTTTCTCCGTTCCGATTATTTGCAGCTGGTGGATGCTTATGATACCCATCAGGAGCTCGTTGTGCGGACAACGGGGAGACTGGTTCAGATTAATACGCTGCTGGAGGATATCCATGCTCATGTGGGCTTCCGGGTGCGGGATGCGATTTGCTTCTATATGATCTATAACGAGCGCTTTAGCCTGATGGATGAGGAAGAGGCGTTCGACTGGCAGCTGCTGCAAAAGATTCTGCCGCGTATCCAGGGAAGTCATTCCTCCGTGCGCCGGGTGCTGCTTAATCTGATGAAGGTTGCGATAGGCAGCGATGCTGGCATAGCGGTTAATGTTCGAGAACTCATGGACGATGATGCTTCGCCACTCTATCTGAGGTGGGCTGCCGGGCAGACGCCGCCTGGGGTCAAACATCCGCAAAGTGCTCGTAAATTGGCTTATATGCTGAGGAGGCTGGAGGAAGATGGATTCACCTCATACTGGCTCTCTTAA
- a CDS encoding cytochrome c biogenesis CcdA family protein → MAGDFVFLFCVFGAGVLSFFAPCILPLLPVYVSYLSGSMAGSVNQGGVDTGSMRFRSVFMLRTLIFVLGLSVVFITLGFGSGILGSVISSSRFIAVCGAIVILFGIYQTGLIKIPWLEREKKLSSPRAARGGYIGAFLLGLTFSFGWTPCIGPVLAGILSIAAGEGSPAYGGFLMLLYTLGLAIPFLVLSIFSEVLVQRIRRLYRFMGGIKIASGCMLIAMGLLLMTDQLNTIVSWIQ, encoded by the coding sequence ATGGCTGGTGATTTTGTATTCCTGTTCTGCGTCTTCGGCGCAGGGGTATTATCGTTTTTTGCACCCTGTATTCTGCCGCTGCTTCCGGTCTATGTCTCGTATCTGTCTGGAAGTATGGCGGGCAGTGTGAATCAGGGCGGGGTGGACACAGGCTCCATGCGGTTCCGTTCGGTATTCATGCTGCGAACGCTAATCTTCGTGCTTGGGCTATCTGTGGTCTTCATTACCCTGGGCTTCGGCTCCGGTATCCTTGGCAGTGTCATTTCAAGCTCCAGGTTCATTGCCGTCTGCGGAGCGATTGTCATCTTATTCGGGATCTACCAGACCGGGCTGATCAAGATCCCCTGGCTCGAACGGGAAAAAAAGCTGTCCAGTCCCCGCGCTGCACGCGGCGGCTATATCGGGGCCTTCCTGCTCGGCCTGACGTTCAGCTTCGGGTGGACGCCGTGCATCGGCCCGGTACTCGCGGGCATTCTCAGTATCGCTGCCGGGGAAGGCTCCCCTGCTTACGGAGGATTCCTCATGCTGCTGTATACGCTGGGTCTGGCGATTCCTTTTCTCGTACTATCCATCTTCTCGGAGGTTCTGGTGCAGCGGATTCGCCGCTTGTACCGGTTCATGGGAGGGATCAAGATCGCCTCCGGCTGTATGCTGATCGCCATGGGGCTGCTGCTAATGACAGACCAGCTGAATACGATTGTGAGCTGGATTCAATAA
- a CDS encoding restriction endonuclease, translating to MGNMWLVRAGESAYLIDEFKGKNAVAIGWEELGNINAVKTLQEMKKLLKVKYPEYKDGKINITAGQIFRFVSDFKIDDLVITYNPEERLYYIGKIHSNYEYKPGYITDQPHIRRVNWEGTVSRDVLSASARNTLGSIMTIIAIPNDVQKELLKQMVTGQMEGNQPSHPLDFVQVETEEEAEELDQIKDDVIEKSNEFIKDKIAKLSWEQMEEFVAGVLRGMGYKTRITPKGPDRGRDILASPDGLGLEEPRIIAEVKHRKERMGANEIRSFTGGLRGKDRGIYMSSGGFTKEAKYEADRSNIPITLIDLNLLAELVTQYYDQFDSETRTLVPLRKIYWPL from the coding sequence ATGGGGAATATGTGGCTTGTACGAGCAGGGGAAAGTGCATACCTTATTGACGAATTTAAAGGGAAAAATGCTGTGGCAATTGGTTGGGAAGAACTGGGTAACATTAATGCGGTGAAAACTTTACAAGAGATGAAGAAGCTTTTGAAGGTGAAGTATCCTGAATATAAGGATGGTAAAATCAACATTACTGCAGGTCAGATTTTTCGGTTTGTGAGTGATTTTAAAATAGATGATCTTGTAATTACTTATAATCCGGAAGAGCGTCTCTATTACATAGGAAAAATTCATTCGAATTATGAATATAAACCTGGTTATATTACGGATCAACCCCATATTCGCAGAGTAAATTGGGAGGGGACGGTTTCCAGGGATGTTTTATCAGCGAGTGCCCGAAATACACTTGGTTCTATTATGACTATTATAGCTATTCCCAATGATGTTCAGAAGGAATTGCTCAAACAAATGGTAACCGGACAGATGGAGGGGAATCAGCCAAGTCACCCCCTAGATTTTGTGCAAGTTGAGACAGAGGAAGAAGCTGAAGAATTAGATCAGATTAAGGATGACGTCATTGAGAAGTCCAACGAGTTTATCAAGGACAAAATTGCTAAGTTAAGTTGGGAACAAATGGAGGAGTTTGTCGCGGGGGTGCTTAGAGGAATGGGTTACAAGACACGAATCACACCTAAAGGACCAGATCGTGGCAGAGATATTTTGGCATCTCCAGATGGTCTGGGGCTTGAAGAGCCCAGAATTATAGCAGAAGTGAAGCATCGTAAAGAACGTATGGGGGCTAATGAAATACGCAGTTTTACTGGAGGGCTAAGAGGAAAAGATAGGGGGATTTACATGTCTAGTGGCGGATTCACCAAAGAAGCGAAATATGAAGCGGACAGATCGAATATCCCTATAACACTAATAGACTTGAATCTACTAGCGGAGTTAGTAACGCAATACTATGATCAATTTGATTCTGAGACACGAACGTTAGTACCGTTAAGAAAGATATATTGGCCGTTATAA
- a CDS encoding NADAR family protein, whose amino-acid sequence MDTPEHIQKIHNEDRKEWISAKPEARVIRFYETDKPYGCFSNFAKYPILLKGKEWATSEHYFQAQKFAGTEHEEEIRLASTPMKAARMGRERNRPLRPDWEECKVQVMREALIAKIEQHPVIRSILLSTGDCTLVEHTSNDAYWGDGGDGQGGNMLGKLLMEIRDGLAGYNPEFFLPEWMVYPDLPPSSMGWRMGAGEDYLVHLQEWREKQSPEALKEYDAYFN is encoded by the coding sequence ATGGATACCCCGGAACATATCCAGAAGATACACAATGAAGATAGAAAGGAATGGATATCGGCTAAGCCAGAGGCGCGTGTGATACGCTTCTATGAGACGGATAAGCCTTATGGCTGCTTTTCTAATTTTGCGAAGTATCCGATCCTGTTAAAGGGCAAAGAGTGGGCAACATCGGAGCATTATTTCCAGGCGCAAAAGTTCGCAGGAACAGAGCATGAAGAGGAAATCCGGCTCGCCAGTACGCCTATGAAAGCGGCCAGAATGGGCAGGGAGCGGAATCGGCCGCTGCGCCCGGATTGGGAGGAGTGCAAGGTGCAGGTGATGCGGGAAGCATTGATTGCTAAGATCGAACAGCATCCCGTGATCAGATCCATCCTGCTATCTACAGGCGATTGTACCCTTGTTGAGCATACCTCGAATGATGCTTATTGGGGAGACGGCGGGGACGGTCAGGGAGGCAATATGCTGGGGAAGCTGCTGATGGAGATTCGGGATGGCCTTGCGGGATACAACCCCGAATTCTTTTTGCCCGAATGGATGGTGTATCCTGATCTTCCTCCCTCCAGTATGGGCTGGAGAATGGGGGCGGGGGAGGACTATTTGGTGCATCTGCAGGAATGGAGAGAGAAGCAGTCACCGGAAGCTCTTAAGGAGTACGATGCGTATTTCAATTAG
- a CDS encoding slipin family protein, whose amino-acid sequence MLKSITIQADQRGLLFHKGSYVKRLLPGTYRYFSWSQHTVVVVDITKPFSAGGKDLQLFLQDDELLRELEVVRVQDHENVLHYEDGQFMQVLKPGVYAYWNLLKKHTFIHTDIRVPELPAGIDRSIIARLTPHLQSCEIASHELGFLFYDHTLQRELTPGKYYFWKGPVSVLTKKVDLRQQQMDLLGQEMMTEDKVTLRLNFVCQYRIVSPHRVLELKDFDEQIHIQLQLLLREYVGTLRLDDLLKRKEDVATFILDRIREKEGEFGVRFLGAGVKDVILPGDMKDILNTVLLAEKKAQANLLTRREETASTRSLLNTAKLMDENQTLFRLKELEFLEKICDRIGSISVTGGGDLLERLSSLIGASK is encoded by the coding sequence ATGTTGAAATCAATCACGATTCAAGCGGACCAGCGCGGTCTGCTCTTTCATAAGGGAAGTTATGTGAAGCGGCTGCTGCCGGGAACCTACCGTTATTTTTCATGGTCGCAGCATACTGTGGTAGTAGTGGATATTACGAAGCCTTTTAGCGCTGGCGGGAAGGACCTGCAGCTGTTCTTACAGGATGATGAGCTCCTGCGGGAGCTTGAGGTGGTACGCGTACAGGATCATGAGAATGTGCTGCACTACGAGGATGGTCAATTCATGCAGGTGTTGAAGCCGGGGGTGTATGCGTATTGGAATCTGCTGAAAAAGCACACCTTCATCCACACGGATATCCGTGTGCCGGAGTTGCCTGCCGGGATCGACCGCTCGATCATCGCGCGGCTTACGCCGCACCTGCAGAGCTGCGAAATCGCCAGCCACGAGCTGGGGTTCCTGTTCTATGACCATACGCTCCAACGGGAGCTGACGCCGGGGAAATATTACTTCTGGAAGGGACCGGTCTCGGTGCTGACCAAGAAGGTCGATCTGAGACAGCAGCAGATGGATCTGCTCGGCCAGGAGATGATGACCGAAGATAAGGTCACGCTGCGCCTGAACTTCGTCTGCCAGTACCGGATCGTAAGTCCGCACCGTGTGCTGGAGCTGAAGGATTTCGATGAGCAGATCCACATCCAGCTTCAGCTCCTGCTGCGGGAGTATGTCGGGACGCTGAGATTGGACGATCTGCTGAAGCGGAAGGAGGATGTGGCGACGTTCATCCTGGACCGTATCCGGGAGAAGGAGGGGGAGTTCGGGGTGCGTTTCCTTGGGGCGGGCGTGAAGGATGTCATTCTGCCGGGGGACATGAAGGACATATTGAACACCGTGCTGCTCGCTGAGAAAAAAGCCCAGGCCAACCTGCTCACCCGACGGGAAGAGACAGCCTCAACGCGCAGCCTGCTGAATACAGCGAAGCTGATGGATGAGAACCAGACACTGTTCCGGCTCAAGGAGCTGGAGTTCCTGGAGAAAATCTGCGACCGGATTGGCTCCATCTCGGTTACGGGCGGCGGCGATCTGCTGGAGCGGCTAAGCTCACTGATCGGCGCAAGTAAATAG
- the msrAB gene encoding bifunctional peptide-methionine (S)-S-oxide reductase MsrA/peptide-methionine (R)-S-oxide reductase MsrB produces MKKIWKWMGYMLVIGGLLSILAACGAKPDTASGKTVSPAAMNKGKPAPAFALNDLKGNPMKLEDLKGKKVYVKYWASWCSICLAGLEELNTLAGQEKDFEVVSIVTPGYKGEKSAKEFTEWFNKQSYGNLTVLLDEDGTWAKEFQVRAYPSSFYIDEEGLLVKSLPGHASNEQIKDTFAGMSSASAAAPVPAVKTAAIADKDLRDLYLAGGCFWGVEAYMARIQGVQDVTSGYANGKGENPSYEDVIRGDRGFAETVHVKYDPKQVTLKQLLEAYFKVVDPTSLNKQGNDRGVQYRTGIYYSSPEDAAVIQQAVAQEQTKYDKKIVTEVLPLENYYLAEEYHQDYLAKNPNGYCHIDLSILDEQEPVIDPAQYPRPSDAELKQQLTADQYAVAVNNDTERAFSNDYWDNYESGLYVDIATGQPLFSSKDKYDSGCGWPSFTKPIAPQVVTYDTDTSFGMERTEVRSQSGDIHLGHVFDDGPADRGGKRYCINSASIRFIPLDQMESEHYGYLMGLVQ; encoded by the coding sequence ATGAAAAAGATATGGAAGTGGATGGGATATATGCTGGTGATTGGCGGCCTGCTGTCGATCCTGGCCGCATGCGGCGCGAAGCCCGATACAGCATCCGGCAAGACGGTCTCCCCGGCAGCGATGAACAAGGGGAAGCCTGCACCTGCATTCGCATTAAATGATCTGAAGGGCAACCCTATGAAGCTCGAGGATCTGAAGGGCAAGAAGGTCTATGTGAAATACTGGGCCTCCTGGTGCTCCATCTGTCTTGCCGGTCTGGAGGAACTGAACACGCTGGCCGGACAGGAGAAGGACTTCGAGGTAGTATCAATTGTAACTCCCGGCTACAAGGGCGAGAAATCCGCCAAGGAGTTCACGGAATGGTTCAACAAGCAATCCTACGGCAACTTAACCGTGCTGCTGGATGAAGATGGGACATGGGCCAAGGAGTTTCAGGTACGGGCATATCCCAGCTCTTTTTATATCGATGAAGAAGGGTTGCTGGTAAAGTCCCTCCCGGGTCATGCCTCCAACGAGCAGATTAAGGACACCTTCGCGGGAATGAGCTCCGCCTCAGCGGCCGCTCCGGTGCCAGCGGTCAAGACCGCAGCTATAGCCGATAAGGATCTGCGTGACCTGTACCTGGCGGGCGGTTGCTTCTGGGGTGTGGAAGCATATATGGCCCGCATTCAGGGCGTTCAGGATGTCACCTCAGGCTATGCCAACGGGAAAGGCGAGAATCCTTCTTACGAGGATGTCATTCGCGGGGACCGGGGGTTCGCGGAGACTGTGCATGTGAAATATGATCCGAAGCAGGTCACCCTGAAGCAGCTCCTGGAAGCTTACTTCAAGGTCGTTGACCCGACCAGCCTCAACAAGCAAGGCAATGACCGGGGCGTTCAATACCGGACAGGAATCTACTATTCGTCCCCGGAGGATGCAGCCGTTATCCAGCAGGCTGTAGCGCAGGAGCAAACCAAGTATGACAAGAAGATCGTAACGGAAGTCCTTCCTCTGGAGAACTACTATCTGGCGGAGGAATATCATCAGGACTACTTGGCGAAGAACCCGAACGGGTACTGCCACATCGACTTAAGCATCCTGGATGAGCAAGAGCCGGTCATCGATCCGGCCCAATACCCGCGCCCTTCCGACGCAGAACTGAAGCAGCAATTAACCGCCGACCAATACGCAGTAGCCGTCAATAATGACACGGAGCGTGCCTTCAGTAACGACTATTGGGATAACTACGAATCCGGCCTGTATGTCGATATCGCCACAGGTCAGCCCCTCTTCTCCAGCAAGGATAAATACGACTCCGGCTGCGGCTGGCCCAGCTTCACGAAGCCCATTGCCCCGCAGGTCGTCACCTATGATACGGATACCAGCTTCGGTATGGAACGCACCGAGGTCCGCAGCCAATCCGGTGACATCCATCTGGGCCATGTCTTCGACGACGGCCCCGCAGATCGCGGCGGCAAGCGCTACTGCATCAACAGCGCCTCTATCCGCTTCATCCCTCTGGACCAGATGGAGAGCGAGCATTACGGGTATTTGATGGGGCTGGTGCAGTAG
- a CDS encoding DUF6602 domain-containing protein, with translation MPVERSLPNYYQSFSKELDVAKNRVRDIIGNAHWISDGTHKEAILQDVLKRFIPKKYLISSGFILSNDGETCSKQLDIIIYDQASPLLFNGPNFVIIPDQYVRAVIEVKTSLSVGSKLVDALENLYTVQSIMERVSDNVYFGIFSYGYQDYRNIGPALVAQRLFTRIQEFYQDKRQEYEGTDLQFLQTRTLTSLCMNGQLYGLHWNNATHSNPEFGFYDTGEQSFNYFMSNLLSTLDNNAITLSKPLWFPQSKESSVLLKERIGFRSSEFNVMRE, from the coding sequence ATGCCAGTTGAGAGAAGTTTGCCAAATTATTATCAGAGCTTTAGCAAGGAATTAGATGTTGCCAAAAATCGGGTGAGAGATATCATCGGAAATGCTCATTGGATTTCCGATGGAACACATAAAGAGGCTATTTTGCAAGATGTATTAAAGAGGTTTATCCCTAAGAAATATTTAATATCAAGTGGGTTCATTCTCTCCAATGATGGAGAAACATGCAGTAAGCAATTGGATATTATTATTTATGATCAAGCTTCCCCTTTACTATTTAACGGGCCTAACTTTGTGATTATTCCAGATCAATATGTTAGAGCAGTAATAGAAGTGAAGACTAGTTTAAGCGTAGGTTCGAAGTTGGTTGATGCTTTAGAGAATCTCTATACCGTACAATCAATAATGGAGCGGGTTTCTGACAACGTTTATTTTGGGATATTTTCATATGGCTATCAGGATTATCGAAACATTGGACCAGCGCTTGTCGCACAACGATTATTTACGAGAATCCAAGAATTCTACCAGGATAAAAGGCAGGAATATGAAGGGACGGACCTGCAATTTTTGCAGACGAGAACTTTAACGTCTTTATGTATGAATGGGCAGCTGTATGGCCTACATTGGAATAATGCAACTCATAGTAATCCCGAATTTGGATTTTATGATACTGGAGAACAATCCTTCAATTATTTTATGTCCAATTTATTAAGTACATTAGATAATAATGCGATTACTCTCTCTAAGCCGCTGTGGTTTCCTCAGTCTAAGGAGTCTAGCGTGCTACTTAAGGAGAGGATTGGGTTTCGATCAAGCGAGTTCAATGTCATGAGAGAATGA